The Lycium barbarum isolate Lr01 chromosome 9, ASM1917538v2, whole genome shotgun sequence genome has a segment encoding these proteins:
- the LOC132609607 gene encoding ankyrin repeat-containing protein At2g01680-like, which produces MDIEKRLYKAAIEGNIGVLQELLQEDALALDRLTLKSFKETPLHIAAMRGHIEFVRLILNGNQHLAAELDFQNSSALHIASVKGHIEIVKDLLVVKPEMCLARDRDGRNPLHLAAIKGRVEVIKELIQIKPDEALGMITNNGENILHSCVKHNQLEALKVLMEIGFDHAFLNAKDSDGHTILHLAVADKQIETIEFLRRHPAFDLNALDGCGLTEMDDQIQVHGDIEHIESGESSRFTGQRRKEVNHTSRSEISESSKYTSQKKKLEPLQKADWIERDKNTLMIVASLIATVSFQAGLTPPEKIWKENSKDTAIESPSPSPTVYSSAGAKIPPSMYDDYIVPNTFGFIASLSIILLLISGLPKEERFHVDIEVYHVDCHLCNHIHLPYICQSLCRGKHKQWSECHSMLTNCMDGIDGLPIHYPYNPFDGEGPEGC; this is translated from the exons atggatattgagaagAGACTCTACAAAGCTGCAATTGAAGGTAATATTGGAGTTTTACAAGAATTACTTCAAGAAGATGCTTTGGCTCTTGATAGACTTACCTTAAAAAGCTTTAAAGAAACTCCCTTGCACATCGCAGCAATGCGCGGGCATATTGAGTTTGTGAGGTTAATTCTTAACGGAAATCAACATCTTGCTGCTGAACTGGATTTCCAAAATTCATCAGCGCTTCACATAGCTTCGGTTAAAGGGCACATAGAAATTGTTAAAGATTTGTTGGTGGTGAAGCCTGAAATGTGTCTGGCTCGTGATCGCGATGGTAGAAATCCTCTTCATCTTGCAGCCATCAAAGGTCGAGTTGAAGTCATCAAAGAACTTATACAAATCAAACCAGATGAAGCTCTAGGAATGATCACGAACAATGGGGAAAACATTTTGCATTCGTGTGTCAAGCATAATCAGTTAGAGGCTCTCAAGGTGCTGATGGAAATTGGATTTGATCATGCGTTTTTGAACGCAAAGGATAGTGATGGCCACACCATTCTGCATTTGGCTGTTGCTGATAAGCAAATTGAG ACCATAGAGTTTCTTAGGAGGCACCCTGCATTTGATCTGAATGCACTGGATGGATGCGGATTAACAGAGATGGATGATCAAATTCAAGTCCATGGTGACATTGAACACATTGAAAGTGGAGAATCCAGTCGATTTACAGGGCAACGTCGAAAGGAAGTCAATCATACTTCCCGGAGCGAAATTAGTGAATCTTCAAAATATACATcacagaaaaaaaaattggagccatTACAAAAAGCAGATTGGATAGAAAGGGATAAGAATACTTTAATGATTGTGGCTTCGCTTATTGCAACCGTGTCTTTCCAAGCTGGTCTCACCCCTCCTGAAAAAATTTGGAAAGAGAATTCAAAAG ATACTGCAATAGAATCACCTAGTCCGAGTCCTACAGTATATTCATCAGCGGGAGCAAAGATCCCACCCTCGATGTATGACGATTATATAGTGCCCAATACATTTGGGTTTATAGCATCTTTGAGCATCATATTACTGTTGATAAGTGGCTTGCCTAAGGAAGAGAGGTTTCATGTGGATATTGAAGTTTATCATGTGGATTGCCATCTCTGCAACCACATACACTTACCTTACATCTGTCAGAGCCTTTGCCGAGGAAAGCATAAACAATGGTCAGAATGTCATAGTATGCTCACTAATTGTATGGATGGGATTGATGGCCTTCCTATTCATTATCCATACAATCCGTTTGATGGTGAAGGGCCTGAAGGCTGTTAG